ATTCAGCTAGTAATAGTTTGCAGGTTTATGAGCATCTTTCTAAGGTTTCCTTATGGGAATAATTATTGCTTCTTCCAACTTACTGGGATTCTTCCTTCTTCTCACCTGTACGCAACTGGACATGTTTCTTCAAGGCTGAGTTCATAGACAACGCCCTCTCACAGTAAACACAGGTGTAAGGCCTCTCACCTGTGTGAATTTGCAAATGTTCAAAGTGCCAGAAACTCTTCCAACAGCTGTTGCAAGCATATGGCATCTCACCTGAGTGGGTTATCATGTGTTGTTTGAGTTAAGGTTTGAAGCTGAATCCCTTTCCACAAACTGTGCAACTGAGTGTGAGTTGACATTTCTTGTAGAGCTGGTTGGTAAAGAAGCAGACCTTCTATACATTTAGCTCCAGCATCATGTAATTAACCCACTCTGTAGTGGGTTATCTCTGCAGCCAGTGTTACTACAGTGATCTACGCCAATAAAACTGAGGCAAAAGCCAAAGCCAGCCattgtcagaatcagaatcagaaatactttattgatccccgaagggaaactctttgttacagcagctcgtctttatgtcagtgcacacaggagaaagtactagcaaaaaaatatataatacaatacactataaaaactataaaaaaacaggtcagaaaataaattatgtgccaagtgggtataagtataaaataaaataagtgtgaaataccaagtgggtttaccagttgataatttataccgtattatcatcatcaaccggtaaacccacttggtacttcacacttattttattttatacttatacccacttggcacattatttattttgttgaattCCTTTCCACAATTTTGTTGAATTCCTTTCCACAAACTCTACATCTGAAGGGCTTTACCCCTATGTGAATCATCATGTGTTTCCTCACCAGAGCCTTTTGGGTGAACCCTTTCTCACAACTGTcacattttaaacacttttcACCAACCAGTGTGGCTCCTTAGGTaaattttaaacttaaaaaaatcatGAAACTCCTCAGTGCAAAATAGacattttggactttgcctgctccatgtgttttgcatttgttggaCTGCTTGCTGatttttgaccactgcctgcctgaaatCTATGTAAGCCTTTTGTGTTTCAAAAAATCTTTGAACTATACTAGCTGGCCTCCATTGTCTACATTTGGGTCCAAACCCTCGTGTTTCCTGCTTGACTACGACACTTTAATCTGTGGAGGCTCTGGGTCcttttggtccagactggagTTTCTCTCCTGGTTACAAAGCTGCTGGTTAGCAAGAACCTCCTCATTACAGACAGATGACTGTGACCATTCTTAGTGGTTATGTTAAAGCAGCACCTATGTAAAGCTATGAATCCTCCAGTGGTGGAAGgcgtattcagatcctttacataTGTAAACGgcgcaataccacaatgtaaacacAATGTATACATTGTGCATTCagaattttacttaaataagaGTACAGACATATTATTGGCCAACTAAAGCctaccatccagacctctcagatcGTCTGGGACAGGtgtgctttctgtccccagagttaaaACTAAACAaggagaagcagcattcagtttgTATGCACCATGTGTCTGGAaaaaactcccagaaaactgcaggtctgctgcaactgcAAGGCTGAAGATTTTCCTGTTTGCCAAtgcctttttattaaatcaaattatgaTTAAACTGCTTCTACTTCTtaaactgcactgtaacttttacattcctgtttttatcttctatttaactcattaaaatgtatttatttattattttttttaaattatcccATGTTGCttatatgttttgtgtaaagcactttgaattgccttgttgaaatgtggtatacaaataaacttgccttacctcaagtatcaaaagtagaagTGCTCATAATGTAGactggcccatttcagaatgttaaattatatattattggattaaaaatgttgatacattaatgtgtaagcagcatatTAATGGTGTAGCCATTTGAGGTGGAACAACTTTAAATACTGTGTAATCTATAATATCATtatttaatgtgttcatcatatgttttgcatgaaaaatgtgaatctgcaaaataactagtaactgtggctgtgaaataaatgtagtggagtaacaAGTACAATgattctctctgaaatgtagaaggataaagttgcataaaatagaaatagttaAGTTAAGTAGCCTACAAcagtgtacttaagtacagcacttaaGCAAATACACTTACTTACTTTCTGTTGATtgtggtgggtggagctggtggtgtctgtgttggctccctGACAGTGTAACATTACAAACCTGCCCTGTGTAGTTTTATCTCCAGTTTCAAAACAACATACACGCTGAATATTTCTTCAGTAGCAGCAGTTAGTTGCTCATTGACAAAATTTCTGAAAATCTGGACCATGGGGCTATTATTGTAGGAGaactatttacaaatgtgaGTGGAGAATAACTGtatcaaaatgtgcaaaatagtCTCTAAATGcttatttgtgaatgtgtacaggAAGCTGAAAATGTGTATTCAGAATATGTGGGTGCTTAAtaagatttgtaaatgtgtaaaaaataaaaaataaaaatctccaAATCTAGATTCAGATTTGCAAGTGTATTGAGATGTGTaaacaaatctgtaaatgcgtAAATAGATATTAATGGCTAAAAAGCCATCAGTTACAACTCGGGTGGGCATGTCAATTGGCTGTCTTTTTACATATGACTTTTGCTACACTTCTGCTGTGGCAGAGATCTGAAAATGCGTGTGGTGATTTGTGTGTGCCTCAGTAGCTATGCAGCCCACATACCACCAGTCGGCGGTAGCACCCACACagaatttagaataaaatgccaTAAAAAGCAAAGCGGAACATAAAGCTCGCGCACTTCCACTGTCGGAACTTAACAGTGTGACATCCAGCGGAAGTAAACAATACAAGCGCTAGTAGCGTTAGCTGCATACATGTATAGAACTAGCTGCACGACGATATTGTTGTCGTAACGCAGAGAATTATTTCATTTGCAATTAAGCAACAATGTCTTCTGTTGAGTGTTTGAGAGAGTTTGTCAACGAGCGactaactgctgctgctcaaGAAATATTcggagtttttaaaaaaactatcgTCGGGTACGAGGAAGAGATCGATCGTCAGCGCAGACTGCTGGATATCTTTTGGAAACCTGAAATAAAGTTACACAGGATAGGTGTGTAAAActtcattattttaataacacaaaacacaggacTTCGATTTATATATAatctaaaatgtataaatactgtAACTAATTCGTTCGCATGtctaatttttttctttaccatCACAGTAGTATCATGCTCCTTTTGTTCTCTGTCCCTCCAGAGCTCCCACAGCAACATGTCTGTACGGAGGAGGTGGTTCTGGCTGACCAGCAGCTCTGTATTCAGGAGAGGAACTCCAGTCTGGACCAAGAGGACCCAGAGCCTCCACagattaaagaggaacaggaggaactctgcaccagtcaggagggagagcagcttgtaCTGAAGCAGGAGACTGATGCCTTTATGTTGACTCCTACTGATGAGGAAAGTGACCACAGTGAACCAGAACCAAACAGGgaccagcagctcctctctcacAACTCTCATGTAGCTGAGAGCCAAGATCAGAAAGGAGGCAAGCATGGAGACAGTAACAATGTATACAACTCTACCATGTCAGAGATTCATAATAATCCTCACACAggtaaaaagtctttaaaatgtgacacatgtgGAAAAGCTTTTAAGTATAAGTCAAAATTGCATACACACCTGagaacccacacaggtgagaagccgtacATTTGCAAGACCTGCGGGACAAAATTCTATGACATTTCAGGATTGAAAACACATATGCGAATCCACACAGGTAAGAAGCCGTATACTTGCAAAACATGTGGAAAATCTTACAGACATAGTGGTGATTTGACAGTCCACCTGAGAACCCACACAGGTGAAAAGCCGTATTCTTGCAATACATGTGGGAAAGATTTCAGAGCTAGTAATGTGTTCAAAGTCCATATGagaacccacacaggtgagaagccatacCTTTGCAAGACTTGCGGGAAAAGATTCATCGACATGTCAAAATTGAAAAGGCACATaagaatccacacaggtgagaagccatatAGTTGCAAAATATGCGGAAGATCTTATAGACAGAATGGTGATTTGACAGTCCACATGagaacccacacaggtgagaagccgtacCTTTGTAAGATCTGTGGGAAAAGATATGTTGATGCGTCTGCCTTGTCAAAGCACAGAAGATTGCATACGGGGAAGTAGCCttgcatttttaaatatgtggGAGACAGTTCAAGTGGTTTGTggtcaacacacacaagaactcACAGAGGTGAGGAGCCACATAATTGCAGCACTTGTGGGAAAAACGTTTTACTTAAATCACATACTTGAAAACACACCTGAGGATCTTATCTGATCAATATCAAGAGAAACCATCAGGCTGAAGCTCCTGTGGAGACGTGTTCACCTGCTGAATGAAATACACTTTTGCAACAGCTACATCTCTGTAACTGAATGTAAAGTGTTTTCCATAAGATGAGATGTCACTTTCTTAGTGTAAGGTTCACCTTCATATGACTGTATTAGTTAAATTTCTGTTAGCAacagtatttctttaaaaataatcGTAATCTCCCTAATGGAGGAAAACTGTTAGTTTCACAGTGAGTGCGCAGTAGTGGCTGTTAAAGTAATGGTGTGATCTCGATGGCTGTTTGTTTTGCCAAATGTCTATTTATGAAACATCTCAGCATCAATTTAGTTTAAAGTTCAAAGCTCAAGTTGTTTCATAGCTCTATATGAAGCCTCGTACACATCTTTGCAAGAAGTcagattttacatttgagaatgactgacatcattattttatattaccaTATAAGAAGTCCTCTTAAATGTGAACGTGGCTTCTTTTGCTATTTCTATACATTACCTCACTTATGTGTCTGATAGTTGTTTTTGTATGACATAAGATCCATATTTACTATGCTTTTGTATTCTTATGATGATTCCACAtcaacatttatacatttttctatCTTTTAAAAGTTTGTGTAGCTTTGGTaccatgtctgtgtttttcaccTAATTAATTAAGCATGTATGGATGGACCTGAAGGTTCCCCTGGTTagctcagtggtggaagaagtattgagagcctttacttaagtaaaagtgctaataccacactgtgaaatactccactacaagcaaaagccctgcattcaaaaccttacttaagtatgtaagtattatcagcaaaatgtacttaaagtatcaaaagtaaaagtactcattctgcagaaaaatggtccctgtcagtgttttactgttatatcTGATACTATTatatccttcagtttatcacaaacattcacatgcaaaaccaccacatttggagatacatggttttaaCTGGACACGGAGGGtttgaaaaattgtaatctgaaaaatgactaaagctgtcagacaaatgtagtggagtaaaacctacaatatttgcctcagagatgtagtggagtagaagtggaaagtagcatacaatggaaatactcaagtaaagtacaagtactttgaatatgtacttaagtacagtacttgaggaaacatacttagttacattccatcacTGGGTTCGCTGTAGGAAAGCCAGAAGAAGAACATCTGGTATCACTTAGAGGATGTTTTTCCCACAAAAAAGAATGTAGTGTACCCACTGTTACTGGACTCCATACTATACACCTCTGTGTGCCTTATCTCAGGGCAGATTCTGGGTGGTACTCTGGTTCTACTCGGTCTGAACATGAGAGAAAATAAACCAGCTTTAACTAAGAATCGACTTGTGGCCTGATTGATTTCAACTTCATTGGATCCAAGATGAAAGAATCTCCCTTTCACTGACCAACAGACTAAAAGCATTTTTATTcttataaatgacttaaaatattcattgtttatcaaaacagttgtaGGTTAATGCCTGTTACTTTTTAAAGAATAG
This sequence is a window from Siniperca chuatsi isolate FFG_IHB_CAS linkage group LG5, ASM2008510v1, whole genome shotgun sequence. Protein-coding genes within it:
- the LOC122875813 gene encoding gastrula zinc finger protein XlCGF17.1-like, which encodes MSSVECLREFVNERLTAAAQEIFGVFKKTIVGYEEEIDRQRRLLDIFWKPEIKLHRIELPQQHVCTEEVVLADQQLCIQERNSSLDQEDPEPPQIKEEQEELCTSQEGEQLVLKQETDAFMLTPTDEESDHSEPEPNRDQQLLSHNSHVAESQDQKGGKHGDSNNVYNSTMSEIHNNPHTGKKSLKCDTCGKAFKYKSKLHTHLRTHTGEKPYICKTCGTKFYDISGLKTHMRIHTGKKPYTCKTCGKSYRHSGDLTVHLRTHTGEKPYSCNTCGKDFRASNVFKVHMRTHTGEKPYLCKTCGKRFIDMSKLKRHIRIHTGEKPYSCKICGRSYRQNGDLTVHMRTHTGEKPYLCKICGKRYVDASALSKHRRLHTGK